In one Pseudomonas sp. R84 genomic region, the following are encoded:
- a CDS encoding glycosyltransferase family 1 protein, whose amino-acid sequence MTRLLVECTHVFKHPTINSGIQRVVRNVIKQLPASAAGVECMPVVVLNGELYRVLQLASLDTPFFNRLETFGGRLERLAHRFWQWHQRRDAQLTSKLARRILYVGYRLTIFGAFGLPIRLIRQINRTQLLKRCSPLQHRPGDQLVLLDSSWHSDLFAHVERLKRDGVGMIAVIYDLIPLTHPQFYDTRLVEVFSEWFDWITRTADGYMAISATVRDQVREELQRRIGAEQTDQRWFDFFHLGSELDLHTDHATVDPRLKQLFTTTDPVYLMVSTIEPRKNHAYLLDAFERAWITGSTARLCIAGRVGWKCDALLARVRNHPELNQRLFMFNDLSDTSLEHAYAHASALVFPSFVEGFGLPLVEAMQRGLPAMGSDIAVFREIGGEFMAYFDLQDPQSLADLINGFQCSGQFPAARDVADWQWIGWREASQQLAERSVRNVLQAPAAPARQHAHSA is encoded by the coding sequence ATGACCCGCTTGCTCGTCGAATGCACCCATGTGTTCAAACACCCGACCATCAACTCGGGGATTCAGCGTGTGGTGCGCAACGTCATCAAGCAACTGCCCGCCAGCGCCGCAGGTGTGGAGTGCATGCCGGTGGTGGTACTCAATGGCGAACTCTACCGCGTGCTGCAACTGGCATCGCTCGATACGCCTTTTTTCAACAGGCTGGAAACCTTCGGAGGACGCCTGGAGCGCCTCGCTCATCGCTTCTGGCAGTGGCATCAGCGTCGTGATGCGCAACTCACCTCGAAACTGGCGCGACGGATTTTGTATGTCGGCTACCGGCTGACAATCTTCGGCGCGTTCGGCCTGCCGATCCGCCTGATCCGACAGATCAACCGCACGCAACTGCTCAAACGTTGCTCCCCCCTGCAACATCGGCCGGGCGATCAACTGGTGTTGCTGGATTCATCCTGGCACTCGGATTTGTTCGCCCACGTCGAGCGACTCAAACGCGACGGCGTCGGCATGATCGCGGTGATCTACGACTTGATCCCTCTGACTCATCCGCAGTTTTACGACACGCGTCTGGTCGAGGTTTTCAGCGAGTGGTTCGACTGGATCACCCGCACGGCCGACGGCTACATGGCTATCTCCGCCACGGTGCGCGATCAGGTGCGTGAAGAATTGCAGCGCAGAATCGGTGCCGAACAAACCGACCAGCGCTGGTTCGATTTCTTTCACTTGGGTTCCGAACTGGATCTGCATACCGACCATGCGACGGTCGATCCGCGCCTGAAGCAATTGTTCACGACAACAGACCCGGTTTACCTGATGGTCAGCACCATCGAACCACGCAAGAACCATGCGTATCTGCTCGATGCCTTCGAACGCGCCTGGATCACAGGCTCGACCGCACGGCTGTGCATCGCCGGGCGGGTCGGCTGGAAATGCGATGCCCTCCTCGCCCGGGTGCGCAATCATCCAGAGCTGAATCAGCGTCTGTTCATGTTTAACGACCTCAGTGACACCAGCCTTGAACACGCCTACGCCCACGCCAGTGCACTGGTGTTTCCTTCGTTCGTCGAAGGCTTCGGCTTGCCCTTGGTGGAAGCCATGCAGCGTGGCTTGCCGGCGATGGGTAGTGACATTGCGGTGTTTCGCGAAATCGGAGGCGAGTTCATGGCGTATTTCGATTTGCAGGATCCGCAAAGCCTTGCCGACTTGATCAACGGCTTCCAGTGCAGCGGCCAGTTCCCTGCCGCCCGCGATGTTGCTGATTGGCAGTGGATCGGCTGGCGCGAAGCCAGTCAGCAACTGGCCGAACGCAGTGTGCGTAATGTTCTGCAAGCGCCGGCGGCGCCAGCGAGGCAGCATGCGCATAGCGCTTAA
- a CDS encoding glycosyltransferase family 1 protein: protein MRIALNARILQAPRTGIGHYVAELVNALRSEPEIDVTLFHGWGWSSALPEAAMPGYSRLTPLLRQIPGAYQARRWLEQKRFDQGRAQGIDLYHEPSLWPLAFDGPTVITLHDLTHLHFPETQPPARLKEIERRLAVGVQQAQVILTDSQAIAEEAQAYFSLPAERFVVAPLGIAERFHPREASTIDAVLKAHAVAAREYFLCVGTLEPRKNLGLALRAHALLPEAVRQRYPLLIVGMAGWEREQFSEPLRQALASGHVCLLGYLPDEQVAQLLAGARALIFPSLYEGFGLPVLEAMASGTPVVLTHSSAMPEVAGAAGNYIEADDAEGLRDALSRLIDDQAHWQACQEAGLQQSRLFSWERCAQATASAYRQAMGG from the coding sequence ATGCGCATAGCGCTTAACGCACGCATTCTCCAGGCACCGCGCACCGGCATCGGCCATTACGTTGCCGAACTGGTCAACGCCTTGCGCAGCGAACCCGAGATTGACGTGACCTTGTTCCACGGGTGGGGCTGGAGCTCGGCGCTGCCGGAAGCGGCCATGCCCGGTTACTCGCGCCTGACGCCGCTGCTGCGACAGATTCCCGGGGCTTATCAGGCGCGCCGCTGGCTGGAGCAGAAACGCTTCGATCAGGGGCGCGCGCAAGGTATCGACCTCTATCACGAACCGAGCCTGTGGCCGCTGGCCTTCGACGGCCCGACCGTGATCACCCTGCATGACCTGACCCACCTGCATTTCCCTGAGACCCAGCCCCCGGCGCGGCTCAAGGAAATCGAACGTCGATTGGCCGTGGGTGTGCAGCAAGCCCAAGTGATTCTCACCGACTCGCAAGCCATCGCCGAGGAAGCTCAAGCCTATTTCAGCCTGCCTGCCGAGCGTTTCGTCGTTGCACCACTGGGCATCGCCGAGCGCTTTCATCCGCGCGAGGCGAGCACCATTGATGCGGTGCTCAAGGCGCATGCGGTGGCGGCGCGGGAATATTTTCTATGCGTGGGCACGCTGGAGCCGCGCAAGAACCTTGGCCTGGCCCTGCGCGCCCATGCCCTGTTACCCGAAGCCGTGCGCCAGCGTTATCCGCTGCTGATCGTCGGCATGGCCGGCTGGGAGCGCGAGCAGTTCAGTGAACCTTTGCGTCAGGCGCTGGCCAGCGGGCATGTGTGCCTGCTCGGCTATCTGCCCGATGAACAGGTCGCGCAATTGCTGGCCGGTGCCCGCGCACTGATTTTTCCATCGCTGTACGAAGGGTTTGGTCTGCCGGTACTGGAGGCCATGGCCAGTGGCACCCCGGTGGTGCTCACGCATTCTTCGGCGATGCCGGAAGTCGCCGGTGCAGCGGGCAACTATATTGAAGCTGACGATGCAGAAGGCCTGCGTGATGCGCTGAGCCGACTGATCGACGATCAAGCGCATTGGCAGGCATGCCAAGAAGCCGGGTTACAGCAGTCACGGCTTTTTTCCTGGGAGCGTTGTGCACAGGCCACCGCCAGTGCCTACCGCCAGGCCATGGGAGGTTGA
- a CDS encoding glycosyltransferase family 4 protein has translation MRVLHFFKTYLPDSVGGIEQVIFQLCESGAQHGIDGQVLTLSADPTPPVVKLGQHEVHRAKLDIQFASTGFSWSVFKQFRELAAEADVVNYHFPWPFMDLVHFASAMNKPSVVTYHSDIIRQKHLLKLYRPLMNRFLASADRIVAASPNYLHTSDVLQQFQNKTRVIPYGLNKAGYPQADAERMNRWRQQVGDKFFLFVGVMRYYKGLHILLEALKDVDYPVVIVGAGPLELELHAQAQALGLRNIHFLGRLGDEDKVALLQLSYAIVFPSHLRSEAFGISLLEGAMYGKPMISSEIGTGTSYINIHNETGLVVPPSHPQAFREAMRTLWEDPVRAAAMGVKAEARYRQLFTADEMGRKWTELYQELLEEKSLSYA, from the coding sequence ATGCGAGTTCTTCATTTTTTCAAGACGTACCTGCCTGACTCGGTCGGCGGCATTGAGCAAGTGATCTTCCAACTGTGCGAGAGCGGCGCCCAGCACGGTATCGACGGCCAGGTGCTGACCCTCAGTGCTGACCCGACACCGCCCGTGGTGAAATTGGGCCAGCACGAAGTGCACCGCGCCAAACTCGACATCCAGTTCGCCTCCACGGGTTTTTCCTGGAGCGTGTTCAAACAGTTTCGCGAACTGGCGGCCGAGGCCGACGTGGTCAATTACCACTTCCCGTGGCCGTTCATGGACCTGGTGCATTTCGCCAGTGCGATGAATAAACCGAGTGTGGTGACTTATCACTCGGACATCATTCGCCAGAAGCACCTGCTCAAACTCTATCGCCCGTTGATGAACCGCTTCCTCGCCAGCGCCGACCGCATTGTTGCCGCTTCGCCGAACTACCTGCACACCAGCGATGTGCTGCAACAGTTCCAGAACAAGACCCGAGTAATTCCCTACGGTTTGAACAAGGCTGGTTATCCACAGGCGGATGCAGAGCGGATGAATCGCTGGCGCCAGCAGGTTGGGGATAAGTTTTTTCTGTTTGTCGGGGTGATGCGTTACTACAAGGGCCTGCACATTCTGCTCGAGGCGCTGAAAGACGTGGATTATCCCGTCGTCATTGTCGGTGCCGGGCCATTGGAACTGGAACTGCACGCTCAAGCGCAAGCGCTGGGCCTGCGCAATATTCATTTCCTCGGACGCTTGGGTGACGAGGACAAAGTCGCGCTGCTGCAACTGAGCTACGCGATTGTTTTCCCGTCACACCTGCGCTCGGAAGCTTTCGGCATCTCGCTGCTGGAAGGTGCGATGTACGGCAAACCGATGATTTCCAGCGAGATCGGCACTGGCACCAGCTACATCAATATTCACAACGAAACCGGGCTGGTGGTCCCGCCCAGTCATCCACAGGCGTTTCGCGAGGCGATGCGCACGCTCTGGGAAGACCCGGTGCGCGCCGCTGCCATGGGGGTGAAAGCCGAAGCGCGTTACCGGCAGTTATTCACAGCCGATGAAATGGGCCGCAAATGGACAGAGCTGTATCAGGAATTGCTGGAAGAGAAATCGCTGTCCTACGCCTGA
- a CDS encoding pyridoxamine 5'-phosphate oxidase family protein, which translates to MERSPWHAGEQQLQAKVGVAERMEAFGRKVIRTWMPDQHREFYQQLPFMLYGAVDAQGRPWASVLEGAPGFAHSPDPEHLHFASQPAADDPAQLRNGEPIGLLGIELHTRRRNRLNGHVGNLSAQGFEVSVDQAFGNCPQYIQLRQYQRVPLTDPQTRPAEYLHGLDDAATALITGADTFFVASYVDVEGERAVDVSHRGGQAGFVRVEGNRLTIPDFAGNLHFNTLGNLLLNPKAGLLFIDFSTGDLLQLSGRTEILLDDPQIEAFQGAERLWTFEVEKLVRRPAALALRWRFDGMSPTSLLTGNWAEADARLQAQALGNQWRPLRVAKIEAESRNIRSIYLEPNDGAGLPVFLAGQHLPLRFTIDGEVHIRTYSLSSAPSDGFYRISVKREGLISSHLHEQIRVGDVLEARAPQGHFTVAPQEQRPLVLLAAGVGITPLLSMLREVVYQGLRTRGIRPTLLLQSSRSLADQPFRRELDRLLETAGDSVRILRLLSQPEADLQEGEDFDVRGRIDGTVLRNLLDAEDFDLLDFVLCGPGAFTQGLYDTLRELEVRDAQIHAETFGPSTLKRQADPDAIVIEQPPSATTSVPVVFERSAKEARWQPDGGSLLELAESRGLRPEFSCRGGSCGTCKTRLVSGAVNYPQPPADIPEAGHVLICCAVPAQSNQPLVLDL; encoded by the coding sequence ATGGAACGTTCACCGTGGCACGCTGGCGAGCAACAGTTGCAAGCGAAGGTCGGGGTTGCTGAACGCATGGAAGCCTTCGGGCGTAAGGTGATTCGCACCTGGATGCCTGATCAGCACCGCGAGTTCTATCAGCAACTGCCCTTCATGCTATACGGCGCAGTCGATGCGCAAGGGCGGCCGTGGGCCAGTGTGCTCGAAGGCGCGCCGGGGTTTGCCCATTCGCCGGATCCCGAGCATCTGCATTTCGCCAGCCAGCCTGCTGCCGATGACCCGGCGCAACTGCGTAACGGCGAACCGATCGGTTTGCTTGGCATCGAGTTGCACACCCGCCGGCGCAATCGCCTTAACGGCCATGTCGGCAATCTGAGCGCTCAGGGTTTTGAGGTGAGCGTGGATCAAGCCTTCGGCAACTGCCCGCAATACATTCAACTGCGCCAGTATCAACGTGTGCCGCTGACGGATCCGCAGACGCGCCCGGCTGAATATCTGCACGGCCTAGATGACGCGGCCACTGCGTTGATCACTGGCGCCGATACGTTTTTCGTCGCCAGTTATGTGGATGTCGAGGGCGAGCGCGCGGTGGATGTTTCTCATCGTGGCGGCCAGGCCGGTTTCGTGCGGGTGGAAGGCAATCGTCTGACCATCCCCGACTTCGCCGGCAACCTGCATTTCAACACTCTCGGCAATCTGTTGCTCAATCCCAAGGCCGGCCTGCTGTTCATCGACTTTTCCACAGGTGATCTGCTGCAACTCAGCGGGCGCACCGAGATCCTTCTCGATGACCCGCAGATCGAGGCGTTTCAAGGTGCGGAACGGTTGTGGACATTTGAAGTGGAGAAACTGGTGCGGCGCCCGGCAGCCTTGGCGTTGCGCTGGCGCTTCGACGGCATGTCGCCGACTAGTCTGTTGACCGGCAATTGGGCTGAGGCGGATGCGCGTTTGCAGGCGCAGGCGCTGGGGAACCAGTGGCGGCCGCTGCGGGTGGCGAAAATTGAGGCGGAGAGCCGCAACATCCGCTCGATCTATCTGGAGCCGAACGATGGCGCCGGTTTACCGGTGTTTCTCGCCGGCCAGCATCTACCGCTGCGTTTCACCATTGATGGCGAGGTGCACATCCGCACCTACAGCCTTTCGAGTGCGCCATCAGATGGTTTCTACCGCATCAGCGTGAAGCGCGAAGGACTGATCTCGTCGCACCTGCATGAGCAGATTCGTGTCGGCGATGTACTCGAAGCACGGGCACCGCAAGGGCATTTCACCGTCGCGCCGCAGGAGCAGCGACCGTTGGTGCTGTTGGCCGCCGGTGTGGGCATCACGCCGTTGCTGTCGATGTTGCGTGAGGTGGTTTACCAAGGCTTACGCACTCGGGGGATTCGTCCGACATTGTTGCTGCAGAGTTCACGCAGCCTCGCCGATCAGCCGTTTCGCAGGGAGCTGGATCGTTTGCTCGAAACCGCAGGTGACTCTGTACGAATCCTGCGATTGCTCAGCCAGCCGGAAGCCGATCTGCAAGAGGGCGAGGATTTCGATGTGCGTGGTCGCATCGACGGCACCGTGCTGAGGAACCTGCTGGATGCCGAAGACTTCGACCTGCTCGACTTTGTGCTTTGCGGCCCCGGTGCTTTTACTCAAGGGTTGTACGACACCCTGCGCGAGCTGGAGGTGCGTGACGCACAGATTCATGCGGAAACCTTTGGCCCGTCGACGCTGAAACGTCAGGCCGATCCGGACGCGATCGTCATCGAACAACCGCCCTCAGCGACCACATCGGTCCCGGTGGTGTTCGAGCGCTCGGCGAAAGAGGCGCGCTGGCAGCCCGATGGCGGGAGTTTGCTGGAGCTGGCGGAAAGCCGCGGATTACGGCCGGAGTTCAGTTGCCGCGGTGGTTCGTGCGGTACGTGCAAGACCCGGCTGGTCAGTGGTGCAGTGAATTATCCACAGCCGCCGGCGGATATTCCGGAAGCGGGGCATGTGCTGATTTGCTGTGCCGTTCCGGCGCAAAGCAATCAGCCACTGGTCTTAGACCTGTAA
- a CDS encoding glutathione S-transferase, whose product MQAIKLYNFPRSGHAHRVELMLSLLQLPTELIFVDLAKGEHKQPAYLAINSFGQVPAIDDDGVVLADSNAILVYLAQKYGHGRWLPTDPVGAARVQRWLSAAAGPIAFGPAAARLVTVFGAQLNAEEAITRAHNLLKVMDIELGKTVYLAGDEPSIADVSAYSYIAHAPEGNVSLDDYGNVRAWLARVEALPGFVGMPRTVAGLQTTA is encoded by the coding sequence ATGCAAGCGATCAAACTCTACAACTTCCCACGTTCCGGCCACGCCCACCGTGTCGAGCTGATGTTGTCCCTGCTGCAACTACCGACCGAGCTGATCTTCGTCGATCTGGCCAAAGGTGAGCACAAGCAGCCGGCCTACCTCGCGATCAACAGTTTCGGCCAAGTGCCGGCCATTGATGACGACGGCGTGGTGCTGGCCGATTCCAACGCGATTCTGGTGTATCTGGCGCAGAAATACGGCCATGGTCGTTGGCTGCCAACCGATCCTGTCGGCGCCGCACGGGTACAGCGCTGGTTGTCGGCCGCCGCAGGACCGATCGCTTTCGGCCCCGCTGCTGCGCGATTGGTCACGGTGTTTGGTGCCCAACTGAATGCAGAAGAGGCGATTACCCGTGCGCACAACCTGCTCAAGGTGATGGACATCGAATTAGGCAAAACCGTGTATCTGGCCGGTGACGAGCCGAGTATTGCCGACGTTTCGGCCTACAGTTACATCGCCCACGCACCGGAAGGCAACGTGTCGCTGGACGACTACGGCAACGTCCGCGCCTGGCTGGCCCGGGTCGAGGCCCTGCCTGGTTTCGTCGGCATGCCGCGCACGGTTGCCGGTCTGCAAACCACCGCCTGA
- a CDS encoding LysR family transcriptional regulator: MDRFQEMHIFTIVAQEQGFSAAARRLGLSAASVTRAVAALELRIGTQLLIRTTRSVHLSEAGQRYLEDCRRILAEVQEAEDSAAGSHAEPRGQLTVTAPVLFGDLFVTPVMARYLAQYPDVTINAVLVDRIVNMVEEGIDVAVRIGDLPDSNQHAIRVGEVRRVICGSPDYFAKYGRPAHPHALAGAPVVATSAIGQQRSWPFLDAGEPLSVRPEPRLIVTANQAAITAACTGLGLTRVLSYQVASQVAAGTLEIVLAEFELPPLPIHVVYQGGRKAPARIRSFVDFTAEALREHPALKNAALFHSVK, encoded by the coding sequence ATGGATCGCTTCCAGGAAATGCACATCTTCACCATCGTCGCCCAGGAGCAAGGCTTCTCTGCTGCCGCGCGTCGTCTGGGTTTGTCAGCGGCCAGCGTCACGCGGGCGGTGGCGGCGCTGGAGTTGCGCATCGGCACGCAGTTGTTGATCCGCACCACGCGCAGTGTGCATTTGAGCGAAGCGGGGCAGCGTTACCTGGAAGATTGTCGGCGGATTCTCGCCGAGGTGCAGGAGGCAGAGGATTCGGCGGCGGGCAGTCATGCCGAGCCGCGTGGGCAACTGACGGTGACGGCGCCGGTGTTGTTCGGTGATTTGTTTGTGACGCCGGTGATGGCGCGTTATCTCGCGCAGTATCCGGATGTCACGATCAATGCCGTACTGGTTGATCGTATCGTCAACATGGTTGAGGAGGGCATCGATGTCGCGGTGCGCATTGGTGATCTACCGGACAGCAATCAGCATGCGATTCGGGTCGGGGAGGTGCGTCGGGTCATTTGCGGCTCGCCAGACTACTTTGCCAAATATGGCCGGCCGGCTCATCCCCACGCATTGGCGGGCGCGCCAGTGGTGGCGACTTCAGCGATTGGCCAGCAACGCAGTTGGCCGTTTCTCGACGCGGGCGAACCGCTCAGCGTGCGTCCAGAGCCGCGTCTGATCGTGACCGCCAATCAGGCTGCGATTACAGCAGCTTGCACGGGCTTGGGTTTGACCCGGGTGTTGTCCTATCAAGTGGCGAGTCAGGTTGCCGCCGGCACACTGGAAATAGTGCTCGCCGAATTTGAACTGCCGCCGCTGCCGATCCACGTCGTGTATCAGGGCGGGCGCAAGGCGCCAGCGCGGATCCGCAGTTTTGTCGATTTCACGGCAGAGGCTTTGCGCGAACATCCGGCCTTGAAAAATGCTGCGTTATTTCACTCAGTGAAATAA
- the glmS gene encoding glutamine--fructose-6-phosphate transaminase (isomerizing) has protein sequence MCGIVGAVAERNITAILLEGLKRLEYRGYDSAGVAVFTNDETLERMRRPGKVSELEAALAEHPLVGRLGIAHTRWATHGAPCERNAHPHFSGDIAVVHNGIIENHEALREQLKAQGYVFTSDTDTEVIAHLLNHKLKDQPDLSVALKATVKELHGAYGLAVINAKQPDRLVAARSGSPLVIGLGLGENFLASDQLALRQVTDRFMYLEEGDIAEIRRDDVQVWDINGNAVERQTVQYSDGAEAADKGEYRHYMLKEIHEQPAVVQRTLEGRLSNDQVLVQAFGPQAAELFAKVRNVQIVACGTSYHAGMVARYWLEELAGIPCQVEVASEFRYRKVVVQPDTLFVTISQSGETADTLAALRNAKELGFLASLAICNVGISSLVRESDLTLLTQAGREIGVASTKAFTTQLVGLLLLTLSLGQVRGTLADGVEARLVEELRRLPTRLGEALAMDSTVEKIAELFAEKNHTLFLGRGAQFPVAMEGALKLKEISYIHAEAYPAGELKHGPLALVDNDMPVVTVAPNNELLEKLKSNLQEVRARGGELIVFADEKAGMTNGEGTHVVQMPHIHDILSPILYTVPLQLLSYYVAVLKGTDVDQPRNLAKSVTVE, from the coding sequence ATGTGTGGAATTGTCGGCGCAGTTGCTGAACGTAATATCACCGCCATCCTGCTCGAGGGCCTCAAGCGCCTGGAATACCGCGGCTATGACAGCGCCGGTGTCGCGGTCTTCACCAACGATGAAACCCTTGAGCGCATGCGTCGCCCGGGCAAGGTCAGCGAACTCGAAGCAGCGCTGGCTGAACACCCGCTGGTTGGCCGACTCGGCATTGCCCACACCCGTTGGGCCACCCACGGCGCACCCTGTGAACGCAACGCCCACCCGCATTTTTCCGGCGACATCGCGGTGGTGCACAACGGCATCATCGAAAACCACGAAGCCCTGCGCGAACAGCTGAAAGCGCAGGGTTACGTGTTTACTTCGGATACCGATACCGAAGTCATCGCTCACCTGCTCAACCATAAACTCAAGGATCAGCCTGATCTGAGCGTTGCGCTTAAAGCAACGGTCAAGGAACTGCACGGTGCTTACGGTCTGGCCGTGATCAATGCCAAGCAGCCGGATCGTCTGGTCGCCGCGCGCAGTGGCAGCCCGTTGGTGATCGGTCTGGGTCTGGGCGAGAACTTCCTCGCCTCCGACCAGTTGGCGCTGCGTCAGGTCACCGACCGCTTCATGTACCTGGAAGAAGGCGATATCGCCGAAATTCGCCGCGATGACGTGCAAGTCTGGGACATCAACGGCAATGCTGTCGAGCGCCAGACCGTGCAGTACAGCGACGGTGCCGAAGCCGCCGACAAAGGTGAATACCGCCACTACATGCTCAAGGAAATCCACGAGCAACCGGCCGTTGTGCAGCGCACCCTCGAAGGTCGCCTGAGCAACGATCAAGTGTTGGTGCAAGCCTTCGGCCCACAAGCCGCCGAGCTGTTTGCCAAAGTCCGCAACGTGCAGATCGTCGCCTGCGGCACCAGCTATCACGCCGGAATGGTGGCGCGTTACTGGCTCGAAGAACTGGCCGGTATCCCGTGCCAGGTCGAAGTCGCCAGCGAATTCCGCTACCGCAAAGTGGTGGTGCAGCCGGACACCCTGTTCGTGACCATCTCGCAGTCCGGTGAAACCGCCGACACCCTGGCAGCCCTGCGCAACGCCAAAGAGCTGGGTTTCCTCGCCAGCCTGGCGATCTGCAACGTCGGCATCAGCTCGCTGGTGCGCGAGTCCGATCTGACCCTGCTGACTCAGGCCGGCCGCGAAATTGGTGTGGCCTCCACCAAAGCCTTCACCACGCAATTGGTCGGCCTGTTGTTGCTGACGCTGTCGCTGGGTCAAGTGCGCGGCACGTTGGCTGACGGCGTTGAAGCGCGTCTGGTCGAAGAGCTGCGTCGTCTGCCAACCCGTCTTGGCGAAGCGCTGGCCATGGACAGCACCGTGGAGAAGATCGCCGAGCTGTTCGCCGAGAAAAACCACACCCTGTTCCTCGGTCGTGGTGCGCAATTCCCGGTGGCGATGGAAGGTGCCCTGAAACTCAAGGAAATCTCCTACATCCACGCCGAAGCCTACCCGGCCGGCGAGCTGAAGCACGGCCCGCTGGCGCTTGTGGATAACGACATGCCGGTGGTCACTGTGGCGCCGAACAACGAACTGCTGGAAAAGCTCAAGTCCAACCTGCAGGAAGTCCGCGCTCGTGGCGGTGAATTGATCGTGTTCGCCGACGAAAAAGCCGGCATGACCAACGGCGAAGGCACCCACGTGGTGCAGATGCCGCATATCCACGACATCCTCTCGCCGATCCTCTACACGGTTCCGCTGCAGTTGCTGTCGTACTACGTTGCGGTGCTCAAGGGCACGGACGTCGATCAGCCGCGTAATTTGGCGAAGTCGGTGACGGTGGAATAA
- a CDS encoding DeoR family transcriptional regulator, producing MSKRNTPQRRHNILALLNEQGEVSVDELAKRFETSEVTIRKDLAALESHGLLLRRYGGAITMPQELVAETAQSVSKYKQAIARAAVKRIREHARIIIDSGSTTAAMIPELGQQPGLVVMTNSLYVANALSELEHEPVLLMTGGTWDPHSESFQGQVAEQVLRSYDFDQLFIGADGIDLMRGTTTFNELLGLSRVMAEVAREVIVMVEADKIGRKIPNLELPWSSVHTLITDDRLPSEARDQIQARGITVICAAVSQEK from the coding sequence ATGTCGAAACGCAACACGCCGCAACGCCGCCACAACATCCTCGCCTTGCTCAACGAGCAGGGCGAAGTCAGTGTGGATGAACTGGCCAAGCGTTTCGAAACCTCCGAAGTTACGATTCGCAAGGATCTTGCTGCGCTTGAAAGCCATGGCCTGCTGCTGCGCCGCTACGGCGGGGCGATCACAATGCCCCAAGAGTTGGTAGCGGAAACCGCGCAGAGCGTTTCCAAATACAAACAGGCGATTGCCCGTGCAGCGGTGAAACGCATCCGCGAACACGCGCGGATCATCATCGACAGCGGCAGCACCACCGCCGCCATGATCCCGGAGCTTGGCCAACAGCCCGGTCTGGTAGTGATGACCAACTCCCTGTACGTCGCCAATGCCTTGAGCGAACTCGAACACGAACCGGTGCTGCTGATGACCGGCGGCACCTGGGATCCGCATTCGGAATCCTTTCAGGGCCAGGTCGCCGAGCAGGTACTACGCTCTTACGACTTCGACCAATTGTTCATTGGCGCCGACGGTATCGACCTGATGCGCGGCACCACGACCTTCAATGAGCTGCTCGGTTTGAGCCGGGTCATGGCCGAAGTGGCGCGGGAAGTCATCGTCATGGTCGAGGCCGACAAGATCGGTCGCAAGATTCCCAACCTGGAGCTGCCGTGGAGCAGCGTCCATACCCTAATTACCGATGATCGCCTGCCTAGCGAGGCACGCGATCAGATTCAGGCCCGCGGTATCACCGTGATTTGCGCGGCTGTCAGTCAGGAGAAATAA